GTGGATCCGCGGCGCGGCGCCGGAGCGGTCACGGGAAGAGATCGTGACGCACCTGGCCGACTTCGGCTGGTATGTCCTTGACGGCGCGGCACGCGCGAGCGGGCTCGACATCAACCGCGACGACGAGCTGACGTCGGTGATCGCCGGGCTGATGAACCGCGAGGACGGTTAGGCCAGCAGCCCGGCATTGAAATCGTCGACCACGCTGCGCACCGTCTCCTGGGCGCACGACTTGTTGGTGCCGATGAAACCGGTCGGCCCGCGCTTGATCCACCCGGTGACGAACGCGCCCCGCACCCCCGGCACCCGGCCGCCCTCATGAGGCACCGTCGCGGTGTCGTCGTCGAACGGCAGCCCCGGCACCGGGCGGCCGCGGTACCCGATGGACGTCAGCACCAGACCGGCCTCGATGACGCGCTGGAGCCCGGTCGCCTTCACCCGAGTCGAACCGTCGGGCGCGGCGATCAGCTCGTTGTGGACGAATTCCACTCCGGTAGTGGCGGATTCGCCGAGTATCGCGGTCGGCGACAACAGATACTCGAGCACGATCCGGCGATTGCCCTGACCGCGTGGCGCCGCGCGCAGGATCGCCGCGCGCGGGTCGGAGTCCGGCAGGGTCCGCAGGTCCTCGTCGCGGACGACAACGTCTACCCCCGGTGTCGAGCACAGCCCGACCAGTTCGGGAATCGTGAACGCCGACTGTTCGATCCCACGCCGGCCGACCACGACGACCTCTTCGATGGCGCTGTCGCGCAACGCCTCCAGTGCATTGGGGGCGATCGACGTGGAGGCCAGCCGATCCGGGTTCATGGTGAGGATGCGCGCCACGTCGAGCGCCACGTTGCCATTGCCGACAATGACCGCGCGAGGGCTCGATAAGTCG
Above is a window of Mycolicibacterium boenickei DNA encoding:
- a CDS encoding FAD-dependent oxidoreductase, whose translation is MPHVITQSCCSDASCVYACPVNCIHPTPDEPDFHTAQMLYVDPVECVDCGACVTACPVDAIKPHTKLTADEDVFATLNADFYAMPRPRPILAPVVPPLAVRTGDLRVAIVGSGPAAMYAAEEILTVPGARVRIYERLTQPYGLARFGVAPDHQRTRGVSRQFDHIAADPRLEMRLGVEVGSDVTHDDLLREHHAVIYAVGASTDRRLDIDGIDLPGVTSATEFVAWYNGHPEHAGRSFDLSSPRAVIVGNGNVALDVARILTMNPDRLASTSIAPNALEALRDSAIEEVVVVGRRGIEQSAFTIPELVGLCSTPGVDVVVRDEDLRTLPDSDPRAAILRAAPRGQGNRRIVLEYLLSPTAILGESATTGVEFVHNELIAAPDGSTRVKATGLQRVIEAGLVLTSIGYRGRPVPGLPFDDDTATVPHEGGRVPGVRGAFVTGWIKRGPTGFIGTNKSCAQETVRSVVDDFNAGLLA